In Thermus antranikianii DSM 12462, one DNA window encodes the following:
- the mraZ gene encoding division/cell wall cluster transcriptional repressor MraZ, translated as MPFGEYQYSLDDKGRVVIPGPFRDFLEDGLVLTRGMEGCLYVFPSDRWRKIEEQLVNLPLTDAQARAFVRFFYSGAHKTRMDNASRVLIPPPLRQFAGLKEGGEVVIAGAPGRLEIWSQERWWKTIEEIMQNPPAPEALKGLIG; from the coding sequence ATGCCCTTCGGCGAGTACCAGTACAGCCTGGACGACAAGGGGCGGGTGGTGATCCCCGGCCCCTTCCGGGATTTTCTCGAGGACGGCCTGGTGCTCACCCGCGGAATGGAGGGCTGCCTCTACGTCTTTCCCTCGGACCGCTGGCGCAAGATTGAGGAGCAACTGGTCAACCTCCCCCTCACCGACGCCCAGGCCCGGGCCTTCGTACGCTTCTTCTACTCTGGAGCCCACAAAACCCGCATGGACAACGCCTCCCGGGTCCTGATTCCCCCGCCCCTCCGCCAGTTCGCTGGCCTCAAGGAGGGGGGTGAGGTGGTGATCGCCGGTGCCCCGGGACGGCTGGAGATCTGGAGCCAGGAACGCTGGTGGAAGACCATTGAGGAGATCATGCAAAACCCCCCGGCCCCCGAGGCCCTCAAGGGGCTTATCGGATAG
- the rsmH gene encoding 16S rRNA (cytosine(1402)-N(4))-methyltransferase RsmH, with translation MDAITEHIPVLYEEVLNLLQVRPGQVYVDATLGGAGHTKGILERGGLVIGLDQDPEAVARARAMGLPGLRVFQRNFRHLKEVLQEAGVSQVAGILADLGVSSFHLEDPKRGFSYQREGPLDMRMGEEGPTAYEVVNTLPLEDLRRILRDLGEEKQAHRIAKAIVERRQKAPIRTTLELAEVVRRAVGFRKAGHPARKTFQAIRMYVNDELGALEEFLRQAEEVLAPGGRLLVITFHSLEDRVVKRFLKESSLKVLTKKPITPSPEEVAKNPRSRSAKLRAAEKEVA, from the coding sequence ATGGACGCCATTACCGAGCACATTCCCGTTCTTTACGAAGAAGTTCTAAACCTCCTGCAAGTCCGCCCGGGGCAGGTGTACGTGGACGCTACCTTGGGGGGGGCTGGGCACACCAAGGGCATCCTGGAACGCGGAGGCCTGGTCATCGGCCTGGACCAGGACCCCGAGGCCGTGGCCCGGGCAAGGGCCATGGGGCTCCCTGGGCTCAGGGTTTTTCAGCGAAACTTCCGCCATCTAAAGGAAGTCCTCCAGGAGGCAGGGGTTAGCCAGGTGGCGGGCATCCTGGCGGATCTAGGGGTGAGCAGCTTCCACCTAGAGGACCCCAAGCGGGGCTTCAGCTACCAGAGGGAAGGCCCCCTGGACATGCGCATGGGAGAGGAGGGCCCCACCGCCTACGAGGTGGTGAACACCCTTCCCTTGGAAGACCTCCGGCGGATCCTGCGGGACCTGGGGGAGGAGAAGCAGGCCCATCGCATCGCCAAGGCCATCGTGGAGAGAAGGCAGAAAGCCCCCATCCGCACCACCCTGGAGCTGGCCGAGGTGGTGCGGCGGGCGGTGGGCTTCCGGAAGGCGGGCCACCCAGCCCGCAAAACCTTCCAGGCCATCCGGATGTATGTGAACGACGAGCTGGGTGCTCTGGAGGAATTCCTTAGGCAAGCCGAGGAGGTCCTGGCCCCTGGAGGAAGGCTTCTGGTCATCACCTTCCATTCCCTGGAAGACCGCGTGGTGAAGCGCTTCCTGAAGGAAAGCAGCCTTAAGGTGCTCACCAAGAAGCCCATCACCCCAAGCCCAGAGGAGGTAGCGAAGAATCCCAGGTCCCGTAGCGCCAAGCTCAGGGCGGCGGAGAAGGAGGTGGCCTGA
- a CDS encoding peptidoglycan D,D-transpeptidase FtsI family protein — protein sequence MTVGVNRVSWVFLGFALWMALFGLGLYSLIARPPRLSAPLPPAAPPRGTLYAQDGTPLALDLKEGRYYPLGKSASQLLGFGERGTGKGLEGLERDLNGALEAGRSFTLTLDPWIQALAEKALWEGLARSRGAFGTLLVMDREGNLRAVANGPAFDPLAPRGDPNRDISWRNHAFLVPLEPGSTMKALTAAMLLEEGVASLTTRVEAPMQRVVDEWTIRDVIPHPPILTLTEVLRYSSNVGISLLAEALPKQVFYRYMERLHLTDPTPLPGVRVASPIVTPPHTWSPAAYANHTFGQGFLITPLHLTAAFNTLVDGLYRPPRLFAHQKGQAERVFSPTTAKAIRQALQEGLAPRASLAGYPLAGKTGTAQVVVNGRYSQEVFTAWFAGFVPGDEPLYTVVVAVHHPKGEIHGSLVAAPIFREVAAGLLAYRGVPPYAEGR from the coding sequence GTGACCGTAGGGGTAAACCGGGTCTCCTGGGTTTTTCTGGGGTTCGCCCTCTGGATGGCCCTCTTCGGCTTGGGCCTTTACAGCCTCATCGCCCGCCCTCCAAGGCTCTCCGCTCCCCTGCCTCCCGCCGCTCCCCCTCGAGGCACCCTGTATGCCCAGGATGGCACCCCCTTGGCCCTGGACCTCAAAGAAGGGCGCTACTACCCCTTGGGAAAAAGCGCCAGCCAGCTCCTGGGCTTCGGGGAACGGGGCACGGGGAAGGGGCTTGAGGGGCTGGAACGGGATTTGAACGGGGCCCTGGAGGCGGGCCGCTCCTTCACCCTCACCCTGGACCCCTGGATCCAAGCCCTGGCAGAGAAGGCCCTCTGGGAGGGCCTGGCACGAAGCCGGGGAGCCTTTGGCACCCTGCTGGTCATGGACCGGGAAGGCAACCTCAGGGCCGTGGCCAACGGGCCAGCCTTTGATCCTCTAGCCCCCAGGGGGGATCCCAACCGGGACATCTCCTGGCGGAACCACGCCTTTCTCGTACCCCTGGAGCCCGGCTCCACCATGAAGGCCCTCACTGCTGCCATGCTCCTGGAGGAAGGAGTAGCCAGCCTCACCACCCGCGTGGAAGCCCCCATGCAGCGGGTGGTGGACGAATGGACCATCCGGGACGTCATTCCTCACCCCCCCATCCTCACCCTGACCGAGGTGCTTCGCTACTCCTCCAACGTGGGCATCAGCCTGCTGGCCGAGGCCCTGCCCAAGCAGGTGTTTTACCGTTATATGGAACGTCTACACCTCACCGATCCCACCCCCCTGCCCGGGGTAAGGGTGGCTAGCCCAATCGTTACCCCTCCCCACACCTGGAGCCCCGCCGCCTACGCCAACCATACCTTCGGCCAGGGTTTCCTTATCACCCCCCTTCACCTCACCGCTGCCTTCAACACCCTGGTGGACGGCCTCTACCGCCCACCCAGGCTCTTCGCCCACCAGAAAGGCCAGGCGGAGCGGGTCTTTTCTCCCACCACCGCCAAGGCCATCCGCCAGGCCCTGCAAGAAGGCCTTGCTCCCCGTGCCTCCCTGGCAGGGTACCCCTTGGCGGGCAAAACCGGAACCGCCCAGGTGGTGGTAAACGGAAGGTATTCCCAGGAAGTCTTCACCGCTTGGTTTGCCGGCTTCGTGCCCGGGGATGAACCCCTCTACACCGTGGTGGTGGCCGTCCACCATCCCAAAGGAGAGATCCACGGTAGCCTGGTGGCCGCCCCCATCTTCCGGGAGGTGGCCGCCGGGCTCTTGGCGTACCGGGGCGTACCCCCCTATGCTGAAGGGCGGTGA